The genomic segment CGCCAGCGGCGACGTGGACCTGCACGTCGGCGGCGCCCGCTGGCTGCTGGGCGACGACCACCTCGGCACGGTCCGCCTGCGCGTGACGGGCGCCACCGGGCGCCCGGTCTTCGTCGGAATCGCGCCCACGCACGACGTGGAACCCTGGCTGCGCGGCCGCACCTACGAGCGGCTGACCGACATCAGCGGCGTCTTCTCGCTGCACGCCCACACCGAGGCCGTGCAGGGCGCCGGGCGCCCCGCGCCCGCGGCGACGCGCCGGTTCTGGGCGGCGTCGGCCTCCGGCCGCGGGCGCCAGGACCTCGTCTGGCACGCCCGTCAGGGAACGTGGTCGGTCGTGGTCGCCAACGCCGACGGCTCGCCCGCGGTCGACGTGCGCGTCGGCGCCGCGGCCCGTGTGCCGCACCTGGCCACCGTCGGCTGGGTCGCGCTGGGCGGCGGCGTCCTGGCCGGGCTGATCGCCGCGGGCCTCGTCGCCGTCGGCGTGCGCCGCCCCGGCCCGGCGACCGGCGCGCTCATGCCGCCGGGCCCCGGACCGGCGTGCCGCGCGCCCGCGACAGGCGGCTCGTGACGGTGCACAGGGCGTACCAGGATCCCGGACCGGCGTCCGATCGTCGCGGCGCGCGGTGCGCCGCCGCTCAGGACGGCGGCGCCGGCGGCTTGGCGCCCGCCAGGATCGAGTACTCGAAGTGCGCCATCCCGGTGGTCCCGCCGGGCCCGGTCACGAACCGCGGGAACTCGGTCGGGCCGATGCGTCGGCGCACCGGCACGTGCGCGGGGCCCGAGCGCTCGCCCTCGGTCCCCGTCGGGTAGCGGTCGACCTCGATCGTCTCCGGGCCGCGGTAGACGCCCGCGCTGCCGTGGTCGGCCCAGCCGCCGTAGTAGCCCAGGCCCTGCACGTCGGCCGGCGCGCCGGCGACCGCGAGCTCGTAGCGGCGGGTGACGCCCTCCTCGTCGACGAGGTCGACGGTCCCGACCGGGCCGGCGGGGCCCACCTGCAGGTCGTGCGCGATGGAGCGCAGCCCCACCGACCGCCCGTCGTCGAAGTCCAGGCGGCCCTCGAAGTCCAGCGTCTCGCCGTCGCGGTCCTCGTGGGTGTTGAAGAAGCCGCAGTGGTCGCCGACCTGGAACGGCATCCACAGCCGCAGCGCGCGGCGGTCGCGCTGCACGCCGGGCTCCTCGATGCCGCCGAAGCGGGTGGGCGGCCCCATGCTCGCGCGGATGCCCCACGAGTGGTCGCGCATCGCGTGCCAGCCGTCGACCTCCAGGTCCCGGCCATCGCAGCGCACCGTGCCCGTGGCCCGGCAGACCTGCGTGTAGCGCAGCGTGTCGCCGATGATCCGCCCGTGCTTGACGGTCTGGTAGCGCTCCTCCACGAACGGCGGGGCCTGGACGGCGAACGTGACGTCGAACGCGAAGCCCGCGTCGTTCTCCTCCAGGACGAGCCGGTGGCGCTCCATGAGCTGCTCGACGTCGAGGCGGATGGGCCCGGCGGCCAACTCGCTGTAGCGCGGGCGCAGCGTCCGCGACGCCCGCACGCAGCGCTGCTCGCCGTCGTGGGTCAGGCCGGCGAAGCCGTCGATCGTGTTCGTGTTGGGGTGCAGGCGCAGGCCCGCCAGGACGTACCAGTCGGCCGCGTAGAACGCGAAGAAGTACCCGTCGTTGAAGTGCGGGTCCGACGTGGCCAGCATGTTGAACGGCGTGGGGTGCTGGTGGAACGGCAGGTCGTCGACGTCGTTCAGCTGCATGGGTCTCCCGGGTGGGCGGTGCGGACGGATGGGGTCAGGCTCGGCACGCCGGCGGTGGCGGCGGCCCGCTCGAGCAGCTCGGGCACACCGTCGGCGAACGCGGCGAGGTAGGGATCGTCGCTGCCGCCCTGCACGGCCCGGCGGTGGATGCCCTCCATGGCCACGGCGAGCTTCCACAGCGCCAGCGTCTGGTACCAGGCGATCGCGCCGGTGCTCCGGCCGCTGCGCTCGTGGTAGCGCGCGACGAGCTCCGCGCGGGTCGGGAAGCCGCCCGACCGCGTGACCGTGGAGAGGTCGAACATGCGCAGCGGCGGGTCGTCGGGCTGGACCCAGAACGCGCACAGGTAGCCCACGTCGGCCAGCGGATCGCCGAGCGTCGACATCTCCCAGTCCAGGATGGCGACGACGCGCGGCGGCGCCTGCGGCGCGTACATCGTGTTGCCCAGGCGGTAGTCGCCGTGGACGATCGTCGTCGCGGGCGACTCGGGCAGGTGGTCGCCGAGCCACGTGGCCAGGCGCCCGAACACGGGCAGGTCGCGGGTCCGGCTGAGCTCCCACAGGCCCTCGAAGCGGCGGACCTGGCGGGCCAGGTAGCCGGCGGGGCGCCCGAAGCCCTGCAGGCCGCAGGCCCGCCAGTCGACGGCGTGCAGGCCGACGAGCGCGTCGACCAGGGCGTCGGCGATCGCGCCCTCGCCCCCGGCCAGCGACTCCGGGACCGCGTCGGTGAGCACGTGGCCCGCCATGCGCTCCATGAGGAAGAACGGCGCGCCGATGACGGCCGGGTCCTCACAGGTGGCGAGGATCGCGGGGACGGGTGCGCGGCCCGCCAGCGCGCCGATGACGCGGGACTCGCGCAGCACGTCGTGCGAGCTGGGCGGCAGCGGCGGCCGCGGCGGGCGGCGCAGGACGACCTCGGCGCCCTCGCGGGTCAGCACGAACGTCGGGTTGGAGTGCCCGTCACCGATGGGCCGGGCGTGCACGGGGCCCGAGCCCAGCCCGTGGGCGTCGAGGAACGCCCGCAGCGGCTCGATCACGAGCAGCGGCGGGCGCGCAGCGCCCGCCGCGTCCTCGTGGTGCTCGACGACGTCGTCGCTCACGCGGCGCCGTGCGTCGCACGCAGGACGTTCTTGGCCACCTTGCCCAGCCCGGTGCGCGGCAACTCGGCGGTGAGCTCGACCTGCTTGGGGACCTTGTAGGCCGCCAGCCGCTCCCGGCACCAGGCGCGCACGTCGTCGGCGTCGATCGCCATCCCCGCGTTGGGCACGACGATCGCCACGGTGCGCTCGCCCCAGCGCTCGTCGGGCAGCCCGATCACGGCGGCCTCCAACACGCGCGGGTCAGCCATGAGCACGCGCTCGACCTCGGCGGCGAACACGTTCTCGCCGCCCGACCGGATCATGTCCTTGAGCCGGTCGACGATGTGCAGGTCGCCGTCCTCGTCGCGGCGCGCGAGGTCGCCGGTGTGCAGCCAGCCGTCGCGGATCGCCGCGGCGGTCGCCTCCGGGTTGCGCCAGTAGCCCTGCATGATCGACGGCGATCGGGCGCACAGCTCGCCGACCGCGCCGTCGACGACGTCGGCGCCGGTGTCGGGGTCGCGCAGGGCGATCTCGACGCCGGGCACTGCGCGGCCGATCGAGCCGGGCTTGGCGGCCGTCAGCGCCGGGGCGGCGGCGGTCACGTAGGGGCCGCCCTCCGTCAGCCCGTAGGTCTGGTAGAGGGCCAGCGGGCCGGGCACGGCCTCGCGCAGCTCGTCCAGCACGCCGAGCTCGCCGAGCGCGCCGCCGTAGATGACGGTGCGCAGCGTGGAGAGGTCGGTGGCGGGCCGGCGCGGGTGGTTGAGCAGCGCGCGCAGCACCGGCGGCACGCCGAACAGCGAGGTCACGCCGTCGCGCTCGATGGCCTCCAGCGCGGCGCCGGCCTCGAAGCGCGGCAGGATCCGCAGCGTGGCGTCGACCGACAGGTACATCTTGGCGTGGTCCCAGCACGCGCAGTGGAACGAGGGGGCGTGCACGAGATAGGTGTCCTCGGGCCGCGCGCCGTAGCCGATGGCGCCGTAGAACGCGTCGACGTAGGTCGCGCGCTGGGTGTGGCAGGCGCCCTTGGGCCGGCCCGTGGTGCCGCTGGTGTACAGGATGAGGTGCAGGCCGTCGGGGTCGGGCGCCTCGAGCTCGGCGGCGGGGTCGGCGCCCGCGCGCCGGCCGGCCCACTCCGCATCGGGCTCCCCGAACCCGACCACGGGGGTGTCCGGCACGGCCCGCGCCGCCGCCGCGGCGGTCGCCGCGGCGAACTCGGGGCCCGCCAGCACGAGGGAGGGCTCGAGGTCGGCGAGCAGGTACTCGAGCTCGTCGGCGGCACTGAGGTAGTTCAGCGGGCACAGGACCGCCCCTGCGCGCGCCGCCCCGTAGTACAGCGCCAGGTACTCGGCCGAGGTCGTGTCGATGGCCGCGACGCGGTCGCCCGGCCCGACCCCGGCGGCCCGCAGCGCGGCGGCGCTGCGGGTGACCTGCTCCTCCAGCTCCCGCCACGTCCACGAGCCCAGGCGGTCGATCACCGCGACGCGGCCGGGCTGCTGTCCGGCGCCGCGCCGGACGATCGCGTCCAGCGTCATCGTCACGCGGGCACCGCCCGGGCCAGGATCGCCGAGGCGTCGGCGCCCGCCGGCAGCGTGCCGTAGGACCGCCCGCCCTCGCCCCCCAGCCGCGTCGCGCAGAACGCGTCGGCCACGGGGGCCGGCGCGTGGCGCACCAGCAGCGAGCCCTGCAGGGCCAGCGCCAGATCCTCGACGGTCCGCCGGGCCGTGAACTGGGCCTCGGCCAGGCGCTGCGCGCGCCCGGTGTCGTCGCCGCCCAGCAGGGCGCCCGTGGTCTCACGTACGCGTGCGAGGTGCGCGTCGAGCCGGCGGTCGGCTCCCGCCCCGAGCTCGCACTCGGCCAGGAACGCCGGCAGCGCCTCGGGGTCGGTCTCCATGGCGCGGAGCACGTCGAGGGCCACGACGTTGCCCGAGCCGTCCCAGATGCTGGGCAACCCGGAGTCGCGGAAGTGCTGAGGCAGGCCGGAGTCCTCGACGTAGCCGTTGCCGCCCAGGCACTCCAGCGCCTCGCCGGCGTGGTCGACGGCACGCTTGCAGACCCCGAACTTCATGACCGCGGTGGCGAAGCGGCGGAAGGCGGGCTCGTCGTCGTCGTAGGCGCGGGCCACGCGCAGTGCCGCGACGGTCGCGGCCTCGGACTCGAGCTGGAGGTCGGCCAGCACGTTGCGCATGAGCGGCAGGTCCGCCAGCGGGGTGCCGAACGCCTCGCGCCGGCGGCAGTGGTGCACGGCCTCCAGCACGCCGCGCCGGATGCTCGCGGTCCCGCCGAGCAGGCACTCCAGCCGGGTGAAGTTGATCATCGCGATGATGACCGGGATCCCGCGGCCCTCCTCGCCGACCATCCGGGCCCGAGCGCCGCGGTACTCGACCTCGCTGGAGGCCAGGGCCCGTGTCCCGAGCTTGTCCTTGAGCCGCTGGAACTCCATCCCCGGTCCCCGCTCCACGAGGAAGCACGACAGGCCGCCGGGCGTGCGGGCCAGGACGAGGAAGTGCTCGCACGTGGGGTGCGAGCAGAACCACTTGTGGCCCCAGAGCTCATAGGTGCCGTCGCCGGCGGGCACGGCGGTCGTCGTGTTGGTCCGCACGTCCGAGCCGCCCTGGCGCTCGGTCATGACGACGCCGATCTGCGAGTAGGCGCCGAAGTCGCGGCTGACCAGGCGCGGCTCCCACTCGGCGGCCAGGTCGGGGGCCGCGGCGCGCAGCGCCGGGACGGCCGAGTAGTTCATGGAGATCGGGCACATCACGCCCGTGTTGACGTTGTGCCACAGCATGTACATGCCGGCCCGCACGACGTGGGCGCCGGGGCCCGGGTCGGTCCAGGGCAGGGAGTGGATGCCGTGCTCGACGCCCTGGCGCAGCAGCCAGTGCCACGAGGGGTCGGACTCGACGGCGTCGACGCGGTGGCCGAAGCGGTCGTAGGGGGCCAGGACCGGGGCGTTGCGC from the Baekduia soli genome contains:
- a CDS encoding class I adenylate-forming enzyme family protein; amino-acid sequence: MTLDAIVRRGAGQQPGRVAVIDRLGSWTWRELEEQVTRSAAALRAAGVGPGDRVAAIDTTSAEYLALYYGAARAGAVLCPLNYLSAADELEYLLADLEPSLVLAGPEFAAATAAAAARAVPDTPVVGFGEPDAEWAGRRAGADPAAELEAPDPDGLHLILYTSGTTGRPKGACHTQRATYVDAFYGAIGYGARPEDTYLVHAPSFHCACWDHAKMYLSVDATLRILPRFEAGAALEAIERDGVTSLFGVPPVLRALLNHPRRPATDLSTLRTVIYGGALGELGVLDELREAVPGPLALYQTYGLTEGGPYVTAAAPALTAAKPGSIGRAVPGVEIALRDPDTGADVVDGAVGELCARSPSIMQGYWRNPEATAAAIRDGWLHTGDLARRDEDGDLHIVDRLKDMIRSGGENVFAAEVERVLMADPRVLEAAVIGLPDERWGERTVAIVVPNAGMAIDADDVRAWCRERLAAYKVPKQVELTAELPRTGLGKVAKNVLRATHGAA
- a CDS encoding acyl-CoA dehydrogenase family protein — translated: MLDEQLRSGDSHPQVREVLNQSVPLEPINTYEAWIGLQEGTQREGGGWGAGPLRDLGALAGSAEAREHSFRAERNAPVLAPYDRFGHRVDAVESDPSWHWLLRQGVEHGIHSLPWTDPGPGAHVVRAGMYMLWHNVNTGVMCPISMNYSAVPALRAAAPDLAAEWEPRLVSRDFGAYSQIGVVMTERQGGSDVRTNTTTAVPAGDGTYELWGHKWFCSHPTCEHFLVLARTPGGLSCFLVERGPGMEFQRLKDKLGTRALASSEVEYRGARARMVGEEGRGIPVIIAMINFTRLECLLGGTASIRRGVLEAVHHCRRREAFGTPLADLPLMRNVLADLQLESEAATVAALRVARAYDDDEPAFRRFATAVMKFGVCKRAVDHAGEALECLGGNGYVEDSGLPQHFRDSGLPSIWDGSGNVVALDVLRAMETDPEALPAFLAECELGAGADRRLDAHLARVRETTGALLGGDDTGRAQRLAEAQFTARRTVEDLALALQGSLLVRHAPAPVADAFCATRLGGEGGRSYGTLPAGADASAILARAVPA
- a CDS encoding phosphotransferase family protein yields the protein MSDDVVEHHEDAAGAARPPLLVIEPLRAFLDAHGLGSGPVHARPIGDGHSNPTFVLTREGAEVVLRRPPRPPLPPSSHDVLRESRVIGALAGRAPVPAILATCEDPAVIGAPFFLMERMAGHVLTDAVPESLAGGEGAIADALVDALVGLHAVDWRACGLQGFGRPAGYLARQVRRFEGLWELSRTRDLPVFGRLATWLGDHLPESPATTIVHGDYRLGNTMYAPQAPPRVVAILDWEMSTLGDPLADVGYLCAFWVQPDDPPLRMFDLSTVTRSGGFPTRAELVARYHERSGRSTGAIAWYQTLALWKLAVAMEGIHRRAVQGGSDDPYLAAFADGVPELLERAAATAGVPSLTPSVRTAHPGDPCS